TGTACCAAAGCTTCAGGCTTTCCGCCCACGAGGATACAGCAATTGCCGAACAGAGACACGCCGCCAAAAAGATTTTTTTCTTCATGGTATAAGTATATGTTATAAGATTAATACTATCTCACCACAGAGGGCACAGAGGTACACAGAGGAAAATTTTAAGGACTCTGTGATACCCTGTGCCCTCTGTGGTGAATTGCGTTTTTATCATTTACCGCCAAAGATACACTTTTTGAGCCAATATCAAACAATCCGGCACAAAAAATACAGCCTTACGACTTCATCTGCTTCATCTGCTTCAGCCTCATCAAAGCTTCGATGTAATAATAATCGGCATAGATGATTGCCGCATCGATTTCGGAATGACTCGGATAATTTCCGGTGGAATGCAACAGGAAAGCCGGCTTGCTTTTCCCGCTACGGTATTTGTCCGAACTCAGACTTTCCAGCATACAGACTGCAGCCTTCTTGTATTCCTGCCCCTTTTCCGGTGATACATATCCGGATAATTCAAGCAATGCCGAAGCTACTACACAGGCTGCCGAAGCATCGCGGGGCGCGTATGGAATGGCAGGGTCATTAAAATCCCAATAAGGAACATAATCATCGGGCAAATGTTCCAGATACACGTCTGCCACCTTTTGCACGAAATCGAGGAAACGCGGCTCTTTCGTTTCGCGATACACCACCGTATAGCCATAAATAGCCCATGCCTGTCCACGTGCCCACATGCTGTTATCGTCATATCCCTGATGGGTGACTCCCTTGACAAACTCGCCCGTCAAGGTATCATATACAGCCACGTGATACGATGTATAGTCGGGACGGAAATGATATTTCATCGTAGTATCGGCGTGGGACACCGCCATATCATACAGCTTTTTATCGCCTCCGTTCTTTGCCGCCCAAAACAACATCTCCAGGTTTATCATATTGTCCATTATGGTGTTATGCCCACCAAACATGGCTACATTACGGGGCCACGAAAGCATGGTACCCACCTTCGGATTGAACAATGCCGAAAGGGCTTCGGCACTGCGCAAGATAGCTTGCCGATAAGATTCATTACGTGTCAGGCGGTAGCCGTTCCCATAACTGCAAAACATCAGGAATCCCAAATCGTGGTCGTATGCAGGCTCATAGGTGAGATATTCTAACGAAGCGGTAAACTTCTCTGCCTCCTGCCGGATGGCAGGGTCATTCGTATACTCATAATCATACCACAGGATACCAGGCCAGAAGCCGGCACACCACTCATCCTTTGTCACTTTGCTGCAGTACCAATGCGAGGCACTGTCGGCTATGTTCCGGGGCATCATCGTATAATCCACTCCCCCATCGCGTTGAGCCAGCTCGTCTAACGTGCGGCGCACCTGAGCATCACAATATGCCAATGCTTCGTCTGCATCAAACCGCCCGGACACATCGCCAGATTTTGTATCTGCACAAGCCGTCAGACAAACTAACCCGATTCCAATCAACCAATTTCTTGTTTTCATATTTTCCTTCTATTGTATGTTAT
The Phocaeicola salanitronis DSM 18170 genome window above contains:
- a CDS encoding glycoside hydrolase family 88 protein, with the protein product MKTRNWLIGIGLVCLTACADTKSGDVSGRFDADEALAYCDAQVRRTLDELAQRDGGVDYTMMPRNIADSASHWYCSKVTKDEWCAGFWPGILWYDYEYTNDPAIRQEAEKFTASLEYLTYEPAYDHDLGFLMFCSYGNGYRLTRNESYRQAILRSAEALSALFNPKVGTMLSWPRNVAMFGGHNTIMDNMINLEMLFWAAKNGGDKKLYDMAVSHADTTMKYHFRPDYTSYHVAVYDTLTGEFVKGVTHQGYDDNSMWARGQAWAIYGYTVVYRETKEPRFLDFVQKVADVYLEHLPDDYVPYWDFNDPAIPYAPRDASAACVVASALLELSGYVSPEKGQEYKKAAVCMLESLSSDKYRSGKSKPAFLLHSTGNYPSHSEIDAAIIYADYYYIEALMRLKQMKQMKS